The following are encoded together in the Bradymonas sediminis genome:
- a CDS encoding GIY-YIG nuclease family protein encodes MTKNKLSIDELAAELEEFAPREKNRSYSKTERQLVLGFEDILGFVQKHQRLPRNQEGVEIFERLYAVRLEALRQNPEALELLTPLDTEGLLDPDKSWAENDLAELSFDELADALSEFDDDDLGELRHVRPAAERLAPEEVAQRERCEDFEAFAPIFEQVRADLKTGIRETIPCDFNKITEEGDLFILNGQIAYVAHKGEEFPTGYGDMDARLRVIFDNKTESPLLMRSLKRALNKDDTSRRVTKADLGPLFENEISEGDIISGTIYVLRSQSDHPFIAQNRELIHKIGVTTNTVARRIADAANQATYLLADVEIVAEYQLVGVAPNRFEKLLHGYLANAQIDLTIKDRFGKPVSPREWFLVPLSVIEEIIERIQDGSIVEYSYNPGEARLELKAEVN; translated from the coding sequence ATGACCAAGAATAAATTATCCATCGATGAACTCGCCGCGGAGCTTGAAGAGTTCGCCCCCCGGGAGAAAAACCGCAGCTATTCCAAGACCGAGCGCCAACTCGTGCTCGGCTTCGAGGATATTTTAGGCTTCGTCCAAAAACACCAGCGCCTGCCCCGAAACCAGGAGGGCGTCGAGATATTTGAGCGCCTCTACGCCGTTCGGCTCGAAGCGCTGCGCCAAAACCCCGAAGCGCTCGAGCTCCTCACCCCCCTCGACACCGAGGGGCTATTGGACCCAGACAAGAGCTGGGCCGAGAACGACCTGGCGGAGCTCTCCTTCGACGAATTGGCCGACGCGCTCAGCGAATTCGACGACGACGACCTGGGTGAGCTGCGTCACGTGCGCCCCGCCGCCGAGCGCCTGGCGCCCGAAGAGGTCGCCCAACGCGAGCGCTGCGAGGATTTCGAGGCATTCGCGCCGATATTTGAGCAGGTGCGCGCCGACCTAAAGACCGGAATTCGCGAGACGATTCCGTGCGATTTCAATAAGATCACCGAGGAAGGCGACTTATTTATCCTGAACGGGCAGATCGCTTATGTCGCTCACAAAGGCGAGGAGTTTCCGACCGGATATGGCGATATGGACGCGCGCCTGCGCGTCATTTTTGACAATAAAACCGAGAGCCCCCTCTTGATGCGCTCTCTAAAGCGCGCGCTCAATAAGGACGACACGTCACGCCGGGTCACCAAGGCGGACCTGGGGCCGCTCTTCGAGAACGAAATCTCCGAGGGCGACATCATCAGCGGCACGATCTACGTGCTGCGCAGCCAATCCGACCACCCCTTTATCGCCCAAAATCGCGAACTTATTCACAAGATCGGCGTCACCACCAACACGGTCGCCAGGCGCATCGCCGACGCCGCCAACCAGGCCACCTACCTGCTCGCCGACGTCGAGATCGTCGCCGAATACCAACTCGTCGGCGTCGCCCCCAACCGCTTTGAAAAGCTGCTGCATGGCTATCTCGCCAACGCCCAGATCGACCTGACCATTAAGGACCGCTTCGGCAAGCCGGTGTCGCCGCGCGAATGGTTCCTGGTGCCGCTGAGCGTCATCGAAGAGATTATCGAGCGCATTCAGGATGGGTCGATCGTGGAATATAGCTATAACCCGGGCGAGGCGCGTTTGGAGTTGAAGGCCGAGGTGAATTGA
- a CDS encoding DEAD/DEAH box helicase — protein sequence MASEANKKPQTAIPALTATYAQTGVSKQNDALGMRPMQARAYEQRGEQYLLIKSPPASGKSRALMFIALDKVRRQGLKQALVIVPERSIGSSFHNEPLAEFGFFANWEVQPRWNLCEASGVDEGKVDAVAAFLKSDDEFLVCTHATFRFAFEALGAEAFDGRLVAVDEFHHISANPDNVLGSQVNALIARDKAHIVAMTGSYFRGDAEAVLHPIDEAKFATVTYTYYEQLNGYEHLKQLDIGYYFYSGAYVDEIIEVLDPSYKTIVHIPSVNSRESTKDKLREVEEICDALGTWEGRDEATGFQLIRTPEGKLLRVADLVDDEPLKRQKVVNALTDASQKHNRDHVDIIIALGMAKEGFDWIWCEHALTVGYRASLTEIVQIIGRTTRDAPGKARARFTNLIAEPDASEESVTEAVNDTLKAIAASLLMEQVLAPRFEFRAKRPGAGPNPDIDYGPDGYQEDENNVGINTKTKQIEIEITGLKEPRSAEAKRICREDLTDLQSSFLQDKEVVERGVFDKDLMAQELTQVKMAKIIKNRYPDLDEDDQEAIRQQAIAAMALTQQGKHALVDTIMDGGDAGAGAGASESGPSPNTAFVDGVRRYALDVRELNIDLIDSINPFSEAYSILSKAMDEKNLKKIEAAITGKRLKIPLDEAKELALRAVQFKRERGRTPSETSADAWEQRLAAGARAFMRYRKEGLYDQE from the coding sequence ATGGCGAGCGAAGCGAATAAAAAACCCCAAACGGCCATCCCCGCGCTGACGGCGACCTACGCCCAGACCGGCGTGTCCAAGCAAAATGACGCATTGGGGATGCGACCCATGCAGGCGCGCGCCTACGAGCAGCGCGGCGAGCAATATTTGCTGATCAAATCGCCGCCGGCCTCGGGTAAGAGCCGCGCGCTGATGTTTATCGCCCTCGATAAGGTGCGCCGCCAGGGCTTAAAGCAGGCGCTGGTGATCGTGCCGGAGCGCTCCATCGGCTCGAGCTTTCATAACGAGCCGCTCGCCGAATTCGGCTTTTTTGCCAATTGGGAGGTCCAGCCGCGCTGGAATCTCTGCGAGGCCAGCGGCGTCGACGAGGGCAAGGTCGACGCGGTGGCCGCGTTTTTAAAGAGCGACGATGAATTCCTGGTCTGCACCCACGCGACCTTCCGCTTCGCGTTCGAGGCGCTGGGGGCCGAGGCCTTCGACGGCCGCCTGGTCGCGGTCGACGAGTTCCATCATATCTCGGCCAACCCCGATAATGTGCTCGGCTCCCAGGTCAACGCGCTCATCGCCCGCGACAAGGCCCATATCGTGGCGATGACCGGCTCGTATTTTCGCGGCGACGCCGAGGCCGTCTTGCACCCCATCGACGAGGCGAAATTCGCCACCGTCACCTACACCTATTATGAGCAGCTCAACGGCTACGAGCACCTCAAGCAGCTCGATATCGGCTATTATTTTTATTCGGGCGCCTATGTCGACGAGATCATCGAGGTCCTCGACCCCAGCTACAAGACCATCGTGCATATCCCGAGCGTCAACTCGCGCGAGAGCACCAAGGATAAGCTGCGCGAGGTCGAAGAGATCTGCGACGCCCTGGGCACCTGGGAGGGGCGCGACGAGGCCACCGGCTTCCAGCTCATCCGCACGCCCGAGGGCAAGCTCTTGCGCGTCGCCGACCTGGTCGACGACGAGCCCTTGAAGCGTCAAAAGGTCGTAAACGCGCTCACCGACGCGAGCCAAAAGCATAACCGCGACCACGTCGACATCATCATCGCGCTGGGCATGGCCAAAGAGGGTTTTGATTGGATCTGGTGCGAGCACGCGCTTACCGTCGGCTATCGGGCGAGTTTGACCGAGATCGTCCAGATTATCGGGCGTACGACGCGCGACGCGCCGGGCAAGGCGCGCGCGCGCTTCACCAACCTCATCGCCGAGCCGGACGCCTCGGAGGAATCCGTCACCGAGGCGGTCAACGACACCCTCAAGGCCATCGCGGCCAGCCTGCTCATGGAGCAAGTGCTCGCCCCGCGCTTTGAGTTCCGCGCCAAGCGCCCCGGCGCGGGCCCCAACCCGGATATCGACTACGGCCCGGACGGGTATCAAGAGGACGAAAACAACGTCGGCATCAACACCAAGACCAAGCAGATTGAGATCGAGATCACCGGCCTAAAAGAGCCACGGAGCGCCGAGGCCAAGCGTATCTGCCGCGAGGATTTGACCGATCTGCAGTCGAGCTTTCTGCAGGATAAAGAGGTCGTCGAGCGCGGGGTCTTCGACAAAGATTTGATGGCTCAAGAGCTCACGCAGGTCAAAATGGCCAAGATCATCAAAAATCGATATCCCGACCTCGACGAGGACGACCAGGAGGCGATTCGCCAGCAGGCGATCGCCGCGATGGCGCTCACCCAACAGGGCAAGCATGCCCTGGTCGACACGATTATGGACGGCGGCGACGCAGGTGCCGGTGCCGGTGCCAGCGAGAGCGGGCCAAGCCCCAACACCGCCTTCGTCGACGGCGTTCGCCGCTACGCGCTCGACGTGCGCGAATTGAATATCGACCTGATCGACAGCATCAATCCGTTTAGCGAAGCGTATTCGATCTTGTCGAAGGCGATGGATGAGAAAAACCTGAAGAAGATCGAGGCGGCCATCACCGGCAAGCGCCTCAAGATACCGCTCGACGAGGCCAAGGAACTGGCTTTACGCGCCGTTCAATTTAAGCGAGAGCGCGGACGAACGCCGTCGGAGACCTCGGCTGACGCCTGGGAACAACGCCTCGCCGCCGGCGCGCGCGCCTTTATGCGCTACCGAAAGGAGGGACTCTATGACCAAGAATAA
- a CDS encoding DNA methyltransferase gives MNAVEIEEALAELFEAEFQPETFAFSFLRAFGNKDTTIKRLKDGGTNKSDVDGGVLQRKNIHLQVCAPGEAGAAVASLKANPLTQKHGARFVLATDGEMVEAEDLSSGEYVACEYRDFPNHFGVFLPLAGIEMVAEIKDNAVDIRAANRLRRLYTSLFEHNPEWASAERADEMNHFMGRLIFCFFAEDTSIFGGLAPFSETIQQMSEPSGGNVHEVLETLFKSMDTPIDEREAADLPRWALPFPYVNGGLFAGSVEVPRFSRAARSYFLELGRLQWTEINPDIFGSMVQTIADPELRSTAGMHYTSVPNILKVLNPLFLDDLRAHLERAGDNPRKLLNLRKRIARIRVFDPACGSGNFLIIAYKELRAIEAEVNRRRGEEGRASDISPLNFRGIEIGHFAAEIARLSLIIARYQCDAIHLGQQSALREFLPLKKENWIVCGNALRIDWRTVCPPSGGAETIQSTEQDLFAETLEEPTIDFENEGGETYICGNPPYLGFSNQSKEQKADIAHVFKGKVKGYRSLDYVAGWFMRAAEYGEADIALVTTNSLCQGQSVMRIWPPIFETGFKIHFAYQSFKWANLASHNAGVTVAIVGLSKNPPTNRNIYSVEDGELIEKQVENINAYLTASPNVVVKKVTKPLSANLSTMNYGNKPTDGGYLLLSYDEMLEVKDSITSVNVEALHLIRRVYGSREFIRDLERYCLWICDEDLELAQSIPAIRQRIDNVRKMRLKSRANSTQKWANSPHRFIQSPQKGNEKLIVVPSVSSENREYLPVGVKPEGDIVTNLVFALFDAPLWNLALIASRIHLIWIGAVCGKMKTDFRYSNALGWHTFPVPTLTEKNKKDLTEAAERILLAREAHFPASIADLYDGDAMPENLREAHAHNDEVVERIFIGRRFRNDTERLEVLFKRYAELVEAS, from the coding sequence ATGAACGCAGTCGAAATCGAAGAAGCCCTCGCCGAGCTATTTGAAGCCGAATTCCAGCCTGAGACCTTCGCCTTCAGCTTTTTGAGGGCCTTTGGCAACAAAGACACCACGATCAAACGCCTCAAAGACGGCGGGACGAATAAATCGGACGTCGACGGCGGCGTGCTGCAGCGAAAGAATATTCACCTGCAGGTCTGCGCGCCGGGCGAGGCGGGCGCGGCGGTGGCGTCGCTCAAGGCGAACCCGCTGACCCAAAAACACGGGGCGCGTTTTGTGCTGGCGACCGACGGCGAGATGGTCGAGGCCGAGGACTTGAGCAGCGGGGAATATGTCGCCTGCGAATACCGCGATTTCCCGAATCATTTCGGCGTATTTTTGCCGCTCGCGGGCATCGAGATGGTCGCCGAGATCAAGGATAACGCGGTCGATATCCGCGCGGCCAACCGGCTCCGAAGGCTTTATACCAGCCTATTTGAGCACAACCCGGAGTGGGCCTCGGCCGAGCGCGCCGACGAGATGAACCATTTTATGGGGCGGCTTATCTTCTGCTTTTTCGCCGAAGACACCAGCATCTTCGGGGGCCTGGCGCCGTTCTCGGAGACCATCCAACAGATGAGCGAGCCCAGCGGTGGGAATGTGCACGAGGTGCTCGAAACCCTATTTAAGTCGATGGATACGCCCATCGACGAGCGCGAGGCCGCCGACCTGCCCCGCTGGGCGCTGCCCTTCCCCTATGTGAACGGCGGGCTTTTTGCCGGTTCAGTCGAGGTGCCGCGCTTCTCGCGCGCGGCGCGCAGCTATTTTTTGGAGCTGGGCCGCCTGCAGTGGACCGAGATCAACCCGGATATCTTCGGCTCGATGGTCCAGACCATCGCCGACCCGGAGCTGCGCAGCACCGCCGGCATGCACTACACTAGCGTGCCGAATATCCTAAAGGTCCTAAACCCGCTGTTTTTGGACGACCTGCGCGCCCACCTGGAGCGCGCCGGCGACAACCCTCGAAAGCTCCTCAACCTGCGAAAGCGCATCGCGCGCATCCGCGTCTTCGACCCGGCCTGCGGCTCCGGCAATTTCTTGATCATCGCCTATAAAGAGCTGCGCGCTATCGAGGCCGAGGTCAACCGCCGACGCGGCGAGGAAGGCCGCGCCTCCGATATCTCGCCGCTGAATTTTCGGGGCATCGAGATCGGCCACTTCGCCGCCGAGATCGCCCGCCTCTCGCTCATCATCGCCCGCTACCAATGCGACGCGATCCACCTGGGCCAGCAGAGCGCCCTGCGCGAGTTTTTGCCCCTCAAAAAAGAGAATTGGATCGTCTGCGGCAACGCCCTTCGCATCGACTGGCGCACCGTCTGCCCGCCCAGCGGCGGGGCCGAGACCATCCAATCGACCGAGCAGGATCTCTTTGCCGAGACGCTTGAAGAGCCGACTATCGATTTTGAGAATGAGGGGGGCGAGACGTATATCTGTGGGAATCCGCCGTATTTGGGGTTTAGTAACCAATCTAAGGAGCAAAAAGCTGATATTGCTCATGTATTTAAGGGAAAAGTTAAGGGATATCGTTCGCTCGACTATGTAGCGGGCTGGTTTATGCGCGCGGCTGAATATGGCGAGGCGGATATCGCGCTCGTGACGACGAATTCACTCTGTCAGGGCCAATCGGTCATGCGGATCTGGCCCCCGATATTTGAAACAGGTTTTAAGATCCACTTCGCCTATCAATCCTTTAAATGGGCAAACCTAGCGTCTCATAATGCGGGCGTGACGGTCGCGATTGTAGGGCTGAGTAAAAATCCTCCCACCAACCGCAATATTTATAGTGTTGAGGATGGTGAACTTATCGAAAAACAGGTCGAGAACATTAATGCCTATTTAACTGCGAGTCCAAATGTCGTCGTCAAGAAAGTAACCAAACCATTAAGTGCCAACCTAAGCACTATGAACTATGGCAACAAACCTACAGATGGCGGCTATTTGTTGCTATCTTATGACGAAATGTTAGAAGTGAAGGATTCCATTACGTCGGTCAATGTGGAGGCATTGCATCTGATTCGCCGTGTCTACGGTTCACGAGAGTTTATTCGTGATTTGGAACGCTATTGTCTGTGGATTTGTGATGAGGATTTAGAATTAGCTCAGTCTATCCCAGCAATCCGTCAACGCATTGATAATGTTCGCAAAATGCGATTAAAGAGTCGTGCTAACTCAACACAAAAATGGGCAAATTCTCCTCATCGATTTATTCAGAGTCCTCAAAAAGGTAATGAAAAGCTTATTGTTGTCCCAAGCGTTTCGTCTGAAAATCGTGAATATCTTCCTGTTGGTGTTAAACCTGAGGGAGATATAGTAACTAATCTCGTCTTCGCCCTCTTCGACGCCCCCCTCTGGAACCTCGCCCTCATCGCCTCGCGCATCCACCTCATCTGGATCGGCGCGGTCTGCGGCAAGATGAAGACCGATTTCCGCTACTCGAATGCTTTAGGCTGGCACACCTTCCCCGTCCCCACCCTGACCGAAAAGAATAAAAAAGACCTCACCGAGGCCGCCGAGCGCATCTTGCTGGCGCGCGAGGCGCATTTCCCGGCGAGCATCGCGGATCTATACGACGGCGATGCGATGCCCGAGAATCTGCGCGAGGCGCACGCCCATAATGATGAGGTGGTCGAGCGGATCTTTATCGGGCGCAGGTTTCGAAACGATACGGAGCGGCTGGAGGTGTTGTTCAAGCGTTATGCGGAGCTGGTCGAAGCCTCCTGA
- a CDS encoding rhomboid family intramembrane serine protease — translation MSTQAPHSPVLSAEEAEELRDAHAREMRLRDVLSTGTPLTKILIAVNVVIWVVAFFWGDTLGIRTPYFNNAQLVLFTGMKVNELVAAGEWWRLISSQFVHLDVMHIAFNAYGLYVLGPMVERFYGWKRFLTLYLAAGTAGALASYFFVSAPSGGASGAIYGLVGVLLVFGVKYRNELPKRVSKALTRGMLPWVAFSIGIGFLDSLPMDNGAHLGGLFAGGFLVLITRSRLRPEPADKKHRLGDKLAWAGAALALLTLLWAGANWTMEVSECVTGDRAQYFACYPELEPALFPRGR, via the coding sequence ATGAGCACACAAGCCCCACACTCGCCCGTTCTATCCGCCGAGGAGGCCGAGGAGCTGCGCGACGCCCACGCCCGCGAGATGCGCCTGCGCGACGTCCTGAGCACCGGCACCCCGCTGACCAAGATCCTCATCGCGGTCAACGTGGTCATCTGGGTGGTCGCGTTCTTCTGGGGCGACACCCTGGGCATCCGCACCCCGTATTTTAATAACGCCCAGCTCGTGCTCTTCACCGGCATGAAGGTCAACGAGCTGGTGGCCGCCGGCGAGTGGTGGCGGCTTATCAGCAGCCAATTCGTACACCTGGACGTGATGCATATCGCGTTCAACGCCTACGGCCTCTACGTGCTCGGCCCCATGGTCGAGCGCTTCTACGGGTGGAAGCGCTTCCTCACCCTCTACCTCGCCGCAGGCACCGCCGGCGCGCTCGCCAGCTATTTCTTCGTGTCGGCCCCCTCGGGCGGCGCCTCGGGCGCCATCTACGGACTGGTCGGCGTGCTGCTGGTCTTCGGGGTTAAATACCGCAACGAATTGCCCAAACGCGTCTCCAAGGCCCTCACCCGCGGCATGCTCCCGTGGGTCGCGTTCAGCATCGGCATCGGGTTTCTCGACAGCCTCCCGATGGACAACGGCGCCCACCTGGGCGGCCTCTTCGCCGGCGGCTTCCTGGTGCTCATCACCCGCTCGCGCCTTCGCCCCGAGCCGGCCGACAAAAAGCACCGCCTCGGCGACAAACTCGCCTGGGCCGGCGCCGCCCTCGCCCTGCTCACCCTGCTATGGGCCGGCGCGAATTGGACCATGGAGGTCAGCGAATGCGTCACCGGCGACCGCGCGCAGTATTTTGCGTGTTATCCGGAGTTGGAGCCGGCGTTATTTCCGCGGGGGCGCTGA
- the thiD gene encoding bifunctional hydroxymethylpyrimidine kinase/phosphomethylpyrimidine kinase has translation MPTSSSLLTIAGTDPCGGAGIQVDLQVFRDFGFHGLSAITAVLSQNTRGVQRVDPMPADAVAQQLKSVFEDLRPAGIKIGLLPSKEVVEAVATALKELRETRPCPVVFDPVLASSSKHQLVGPGCVEAMRAHLIPQVDLLTPNLNEAEILLGQKIHTLADFQAAASELLGLGCGAALLKAGHLPAQPSEASGIRDLFADPQGVASLRELPAIPDDVRGTGCQLSSAILACVASPPAAITRAGRIDAIERARAYLNHLLHTRRRNIGGGRPVIVRERPART, from the coding sequence ATGCCCACTAGCTCCAGCCTGCTCACCATCGCTGGGACCGACCCCTGCGGCGGCGCGGGCATCCAGGTCGACCTGCAGGTCTTTCGCGACTTCGGCTTTCACGGGCTGTCGGCCATCACCGCGGTCTTGAGCCAGAACACCCGCGGCGTGCAGCGCGTCGACCCGATGCCGGCCGACGCCGTCGCCCAGCAGCTCAAGAGCGTATTTGAGGACCTGCGCCCGGCGGGCATTAAGATCGGCCTGCTGCCGAGCAAAGAGGTGGTCGAGGCGGTCGCGACGGCCCTAAAAGAGCTGCGCGAGACCCGCCCCTGCCCGGTGGTCTTTGACCCGGTCTTGGCCAGCAGCTCGAAGCACCAATTGGTCGGGCCGGGCTGCGTCGAGGCGATGCGCGCACACCTCATCCCCCAGGTCGACCTGCTCACGCCGAACCTAAACGAGGCCGAGATCCTGCTCGGCCAAAAGATCCACACCCTGGCCGACTTTCAGGCCGCGGCGAGCGAGCTGCTCGGGCTGGGGTGCGGGGCGGCGCTGCTCAAAGCGGGGCATCTCCCGGCTCAGCCGTCCGAAGCGTCCGGCATCCGCGACCTCTTCGCCGACCCCCAGGGCGTGGCGAGCCTGCGCGAATTGCCGGCCATCCCCGACGACGTGCGCGGCACCGGCTGCCAGCTCTCCAGCGCGATTTTGGCCTGCGTCGCCTCGCCGCCGGCCGCCATCACGCGCGCCGGGCGTATCGACGCCATCGAGCGCGCCCGCGCCTACCTAAATCACTTGCTTCATACGCGCCGACGCAATATTGGCGGCGGTCGGCCTGTTATCGTTCGCGAGCGCCCCGCGCGCACCTGA
- a CDS encoding OmpA family protein, translating to MMRSNAQSRSFFSKVGVTKASLLGLSLVWAVGCGVPEDKHNALVKDFENTKIELAETQQRAQATEDDLNSQIAVLNAKIAELEKKQAGLEDELEEANGNLQMYESKHGSLEERLKSTKGELEELRKAREKTRKQLAQFRDIANKFASMVESGKLSVKIRDGKMVIELTSNVLFDSGSTKIKEEGQVSLTELGAVLQQIENREFLIAGHTDDVGQEAANWVLSTNRAVEVVKFLQSSGVDPTRLAAAGYGEYAPIESNDTPEGKAQNRRIEVIMMPNLEELPTIPKDILEDS from the coding sequence ATGATGCGTTCCAATGCTCAAAGCAGGTCTTTTTTCTCGAAAGTCGGCGTCACCAAAGCTTCGCTGCTCGGCCTTTCGCTCGTGTGGGCGGTCGGCTGCGGCGTGCCCGAGGACAAACACAACGCGCTGGTCAAAGATTTCGAAAATACCAAGATCGAGCTGGCCGAGACCCAGCAGCGCGCCCAGGCCACCGAGGATGACCTGAATTCGCAGATCGCGGTGCTCAACGCCAAGATCGCCGAGCTCGAGAAGAAGCAGGCCGGGCTTGAGGACGAGCTCGAAGAGGCCAACGGCAACCTTCAGATGTACGAGTCGAAGCACGGCTCCCTCGAAGAGCGGCTGAAGTCGACCAAGGGCGAGCTTGAGGAGCTGCGCAAGGCGCGCGAGAAGACCCGAAAGCAGTTGGCGCAATTTCGCGACATCGCCAATAAATTCGCCAGCATGGTCGAGTCCGGAAAATTGTCGGTCAAGATCCGCGACGGCAAGATGGTCATCGAGCTGACGAGCAATGTGCTCTTTGACTCCGGCAGCACCAAGATTAAGGAAGAGGGCCAGGTCTCGCTGACCGAGCTGGGCGCGGTGCTCCAGCAGATCGAGAATCGCGAGTTCCTCATCGCCGGGCACACCGACGACGTCGGCCAGGAGGCCGCCAACTGGGTGCTGTCGACCAACCGGGCGGTGGAGGTCGTGAAATTTCTGCAGAGCTCGGGCGTTGACCCGACGCGTCTGGCCGCCGCAGGTTACGGCGAATACGCGCCCATCGAGAGCAATGACACCCCCGAGGGTAAGGCCCAGAACCGGCGCATCGAGGTCATTATGATGCCGAATCTCGAGGAACTCCCCACCATCCCCAAAGATATTTTGGAAGATAGCTAA
- a CDS encoding SulP family inorganic anion transporter, translating into MERLARILPAFEWLPDYNKKWLRGDLSAGLTVGVIAVPQVMAYAMLAGVPPIHGLYASLVPLIVYALMGTSRQLASGPVATSLLIIAAGLAGLAEPFSPEYVGLVLLTTLMVGLTQVVMGVFRLGFIVNFLSRPVIVGFMTAAPLIIASSQIGNLLGLELTQTQYITDLFVGVFAQFSNIDTLPLGIGMATIAIMLGIEFFKPSAPSALVVMVLGIVAAWALNLEAYGLEVVGKVPAGLPAFVLPTLDLELMRKLIPTSLTVALEQCMVVMSLGAAFAAKHKMTVRPNKELIAVGAANTMGSFFGGVPVSGSFSRSAVNDQAGAKTPLANLISAGVVALTLMFFTPLFYHLPIAVLAAVIVVVALKLINIPQIRYLLKTKRRDAAVAFLTFGATLVLGIQTGILLGVAASVFLILWRISRPEIHELGRVPGTDEYRSLDNFSNAKVIPGIYLLRVDSSLSFANAETIRQKLLEPTTSTGKGFKVIILDATGINDLDTTSATMLAGVSESLGERQIELYIAGAKGPVRETIERSGLDKELGKTHFSLTVDEAVQRVQGIPEGDATVVPKTRAS; encoded by the coding sequence TTGGAGCGTTTAGCCCGAATCCTGCCGGCGTTTGAATGGCTGCCGGACTATAATAAGAAGTGGCTTCGCGGCGATCTCAGCGCCGGGTTGACCGTCGGAGTGATCGCGGTGCCACAGGTCATGGCGTATGCCATGCTCGCCGGGGTGCCGCCCATTCACGGCCTCTACGCCTCGCTGGTGCCGCTGATCGTGTACGCGCTGATGGGCACCTCGCGCCAACTGGCCTCGGGGCCGGTGGCGACCAGCTTGCTGATTATCGCGGCTGGATTGGCGGGGCTGGCCGAGCCATTCTCACCCGAATATGTGGGGCTGGTCCTGCTCACGACCCTGATGGTCGGCCTGACCCAGGTGGTGATGGGGGTGTTCCGCCTCGGGTTTATCGTCAACTTCTTATCGCGCCCGGTGATCGTCGGGTTTATGACCGCGGCGCCGCTGATTATCGCGTCGAGCCAGATCGGCAATCTTCTGGGGCTTGAGCTCACGCAGACCCAATATATCACCGACCTCTTCGTGGGGGTGTTCGCGCAATTCTCCAATATCGACACGCTCCCCCTTGGCATCGGCATGGCGACCATCGCCATTATGCTGGGGATCGAGTTCTTCAAACCATCGGCGCCCTCGGCGCTGGTGGTGATGGTCCTGGGGATCGTGGCGGCCTGGGCGCTGAATCTGGAGGCATACGGGCTCGAGGTCGTGGGGAAAGTACCGGCGGGTTTGCCGGCGTTTGTGTTGCCCACGCTCGACCTGGAGTTGATGCGAAAGCTCATCCCGACCAGCCTCACCGTCGCGCTGGAGCAATGCATGGTGGTGATGTCGTTGGGGGCCGCGTTTGCCGCCAAGCATAAGATGACGGTGCGCCCTAATAAGGAGCTGATCGCCGTCGGCGCGGCCAATACGATGGGGAGTTTTTTCGGGGGCGTGCCGGTGTCCGGGAGCTTCTCGCGAAGCGCGGTGAACGACCAGGCCGGGGCGAAGACGCCGCTGGCGAATTTGATCTCGGCCGGCGTCGTCGCGCTCACCCTGATGTTCTTCACGCCGCTTTTTTACCACCTTCCGATCGCGGTGCTGGCCGCGGTGATCGTCGTGGTGGCGCTGAAGCTGATCAATATTCCGCAGATTCGCTATCTGTTGAAGACCAAGCGCCGGGACGCCGCGGTCGCGTTTTTGACCTTCGGGGCGACGCTGGTGCTGGGGATTCAGACGGGGATCTTGCTCGGCGTGGCGGCGTCGGTCTTTCTTATCCTGTGGCGCATCAGTCGCCCCGAGATCCACGAACTGGGGCGCGTCCCGGGGACCGACGAGTATCGAAGCCTGGATAACTTCTCCAACGCCAAGGTGATCCCCGGGATTTATCTGCTGCGCGTTGACTCCTCGCTCTCGTTCGCCAACGCCGAGACGATCCGCCAGAAGTTACTCGAACCCACCACGTCGACCGGTAAGGGTTTTAAGGTGATCATCCTGGACGCCACCGGCATCAACGACCTGGACACCACCTCCGCGACCATGCTCGCCGGAGTGAGTGAGTCGCTTGGGGAGCGCCAGATCGAGCTCTATATCGCCGGGGCAAAGGGCCCGGTGCGCGAGACCATCGAGCGCTCCGGGTTGGACAAAGAGCTCGGGAAGACCCACTTTTCGCTGACCGTCGACGAGGCTGTCCAGCGCGTGCAGGGCATTCCCGAGGGCGACGCGACGGTCGTGCCTAAGACTCGCGCGTCTTGA